The following DNA comes from Brassica oleracea var. oleracea cultivar TO1000 chromosome C5, BOL, whole genome shotgun sequence.
GTTTTCTATTAAATACACAAAATTTTAAAATTTGTAAATTTTATACGTCGCTTTAGACGCCCTGTTTAACAGAAGTGATGATGAATTTAATGTTTAACCAAACATGTGGTTAAAAATACATGAACTAATTTTCATTTTCTCATAAAATATATGAACTATTTTGGATCTCCATTTAATGCACAAACTAATTTTTGTATCCATTAAATATACAAATTTTTGAAATTTACAGATTTTACACATTGATTTAGATGACATCAACTATGTTTAACAGAAGTGAAGATGATATTAGTGTTTAATTTTTGTATCCACTAAATACACAAACTTTTAAAATTTACAGATTTTACACAGTGATTTAGACGACATCAACTGTGTTTAAGCGAAGACAACATTAGTGTTTAATTAAACACATATAAACTATGAAAAGCACGCTCACCCTCAGCCAAAAAAATCAAATCAATTGAGCTGTAATTCAATTTATAATTCAAGTTAGTTTCAATGCGAGTTAGGAACCCTAATATGTATTAACTTCTCTTATTCTCCAAATGTTCTTTCTTCTTCTTCTTCACTTTGATTTTCCTTTATATCGTTTCGAAGTGTAGTCGATTTCCATATCGTGAAAAAGGACGAAAATGAGGTAATTTCCAAACGATTTTCTGGTTTTGGAATTAGTTTAATGTTATGCGTTTCTGATTTTTATTCTTCACTTTGATTGCAATGATAATGAGTCAATTAAAATTAATTTACACTATGGAAGCATAACGGACAAGAAAGCTAACAATATAATCTATATGAGAGGATTTTTAAGAATTTTAAGTGAAAGGTAACATCGTTTTCACTTCTGTTAAACACAGTTGACGTCATCTAAACCAATCTTGTCTAGTGGTTCCCCTACCAGATCAAGCGGAACCTCGAATCCATTCACTTTTCGTTTCCGGTATATGAAACCTGATCTCAACACAACTCCTACAAGAACAAGAACAAGGAGTTAAGAGATCATAAAAAAACACAAGGTGGGTTTCTGATAAGAAGGTGGCTTGAATCTATTGATTTACCGGAGTTATGTATTTGGATAGAAGTTCTGCCTCTGCATTACGTTTTTCGGTGAAATAACCGCTGGATAGAACAACTGGCGAAAGATTGTAGTCGTGAACAGTGAGCAAGACAAACTTAAGAACCCATGCACACACGATAAGAGATGTCTGAAATGAAACACAACGAAGATGATGACTAGAAGTTTTTAGCTTGTTCTCCATTTCCAAAACCACCAATGGTGGAAACTATAACAGTAGCACCGAGAAGTACTTCATTCCAATTCAAATAGAAAACATCACCTAACAAAAAAAAACTCAGACACATTAAGAAACCAAACTTGGATTCGTTTATATGAATAGTATAATGAAAGAGAAGTGGTTACCAGTAACCCATGTAACCTGATCCAACCATGAATCTTGGAAGTTGGGATGACCAGACTTAAAGAATCAACAGAGGTTGATAGCTCAAAAAGTGAAGATTTTGTTACACACTAGTGTTGATACTCTCTTTCTTTTACTTGCTGACACTTAAAACCTCGATTCTGTTGGAGATTGCTGCTTTGCAGATAGCTGAGCCAACGAAACCATTTCCTCCAAGAAGTACAACCTAAACAAGACAAGAAATGCCATCTTAACTAAGACATGAAATGTTATAATGTCTTCTCCCTTAGTACCCTTTCAGATTTGATATCCGCCACAATATCAATCGAAGCTTCATCATAACTGCACTTAACACAAGACAAGACTTAAATAACATATAAACACAACAAGCACAAAAAAAGAGCTTTATTTCACAATATAATGAAAGTGTGACGTCTCTTTAGTACATCCTTAATAGCTTTCTAAAGAGAAATTTGATCAATTTCTCATCTTTTTGATTTGAGGGATTCAGAGTCTCTAGCTAGTTTTGTGAATTTAATTACATACTACTACAAAGGATGGTAACTGTCAAGCCTCCCATTGTCCAAAATTATCA
Coding sequences within:
- the LOC106344935 gene encoding LOW QUALITY PROTEIN: uncharacterized protein At1g32220, chloroplastic (The sequence of the model RefSeq protein was modified relative to this genomic sequence to represent the inferred CDS: inserted 1 base in 1 codon; deleted 1 base in 1 codon; substituted 2 bases at 2 genomic stop codons), with the protein product MGGLTVTILCSILSCVKCSYDEASIDIVADIKSERVVLLGGNGFVGSAICKAAISNRIEVLSVSKXKKESINTSSGHPNFQDSWLDQVTWVTGDVFYLNWNEVLLGATVIVSTIGGFGNGEQAKNFXSSSSLCFISDISYRCAWVLKFVLLTVHDYNLSPVVLSSGYFTEKRNAEAELLSKYXNSGVVLRSGFIYRKRKVNGFEVPLDLVGEPLDKIGLDDVNCV